The DNA window CCGACTACATGGGTAACAACGGAGCAACCAGTTCTTCGTTTCTTAACAATTGCGATAGTCTTAACATTCCCCGCACGGCAGCGGAAGTTAGGTTAAGGATAACCATGAACAGAACCCGAATTTGCAGCCTTATTTTCCTGCTGGGATTATGGGCAACGCCCTTGTGGGCGCAAGGAATCGAACCGATCCCTCCTGCTTTTACCCAGGAGGAAGTGCAAGCGCTGTTAAGTCGCCTGCAGACAACCGAAGCGCGCCTGCAGCGACTGGAACTGCAGCGTCTGCCGCAGGTGGATGACAAAGGCGTGCAGCATTTGCCGGCCGTCTACCAGGGCGGGGCGGCCGCGCTGCCCCAACCGATGCCCGAAGGGGCCGTGGAAGAAATCTCCGGCGCCGAGGAAGAGAAAGAGGAAGAGGACGACGAAGACTCGCTCGACGATCGTTTGCAGAAGATTGAGGACCTGCTGGAGAAGCAGAAAAAGTCCGACGACAAAAAGAAAGCCGACGCCGCCAAAAAACCGACCCAGAAATGGGCGGGACGCGTCCACTTCGACTACTGGGGCTTCCCCGATGAAGGCGCCCTGCCCAACTTCCTGGAAACGGGCGACCCGAACGCTCAGCCGCAAGATCTGTTCGCCTTCCGTCGGTTGCGATTTGGCGTGTCGGGAACGATCCCCGATAACATGCAATACAAGATTGAAATGGAATTTGCGGCCCCCAACGCCCTGGCCTTTAAAGACGCTTACCTGGGCTGGGAAGAACTTCCCTTCCTGCAGACGGTGTTGCTGGGTAACCAGAAACGTCCTTACGGTTTGGACCACCTGAACAGCAGTCGTTACAACGTGTTTATGGAACGGCCGTTCGCGGTGGAAGCGTTCAACCAGGACGCTCGCCGCGTCGGCCTGCAGTCGTACGGCGTGTCGGAAAACGAAGCCTGGAACTGGCGTTATGGCACCTTCCTGATGCGGGATCTGCAGAACGTTGGCGCCCAGCGCAGCGACGACTACCAGATGGAAGTCGCCGGCCGTCTGGCCAATACCATCTGGTACGACGAATCGTCCGGGGGCCGGGGTTACGCCCACTGGGCTTTGTCCGGCACCTGCGCCTTCCCCGACGGCGGCGACCAGGCCCGGTTCCGCACTCGTCC is part of the Lignipirellula cremea genome and encodes:
- a CDS encoding OprO/OprP family phosphate-selective porin translates to MNRTRICSLIFLLGLWATPLWAQGIEPIPPAFTQEEVQALLSRLQTTEARLQRLELQRLPQVDDKGVQHLPAVYQGGAAALPQPMPEGAVEEISGAEEEKEEEDDEDSLDDRLQKIEDLLEKQKKSDDKKKADAAKKPTQKWAGRVHFDYWGFPDEGALPNFLETGDPNAQPQDLFAFRRLRFGVSGTIPDNMQYKIEMEFAAPNALAFKDAYLGWEELPFLQTVLLGNQKRPYGLDHLNSSRYNVFMERPFAVEAFNQDARRVGLQSYGVSENEAWNWRYGTFLMRDLQNVGAQRSDDYQMEVAGRLANTIWYDESSGGRGYAHWALSGTCAFPDGGDQARFRTRPEARTASRWIDTGVIAGGQNYQMGGVEGVVNIGAFSVVGEYQTCNVNRTNAESLNFHGGYVYVAYFLTGEHTPWDRESGTLDRTKPFENFFLIRRNGSGCCGGWGAWQIAARYSMGDFTDQDVVGGEAESLTIGLNWWWNPNARMQFNYIHGHITNADAIPAIATSGDYDIFGARFMVDF